DNA sequence from the Leptospiraceae bacterium genome:
AGACTTTACAAAAAAGTTTTTTAGAACTACAGGAAACTTCCCTAACTTATTTTTAAAAGAGATAAAAACTTGAAAATCCTCCATACATCAGACTGGCATATTGGTAAAAATTTGGAATCTTACAGTCGCCTTGAAGAGCAGGAAGAGTTTCTAAAGGAAATCTGTGAACTTTGTGAGAAAGAAAATGTAGATGCAATTCTTTTGGCCGGGGATATTTTTGATACTTTTAATCCTTCCTCTAAGGCTCTTGAATTGTTCTATAAGTATTCTAAGAAATTGAGTCGGGAAGGAGGCTGCCCCCTTATTGCCATAGCCGGTAATCATGATTCTCCGGAACGAATTGAAGCCCCTGAACCTTTAGCAAGAGAATGTGGGATAATTCTTTTAGGATATCCTGATAGTTCCATAGAACCTTTTGTACTGGAAAGTGGTTTAAGCCTTAAACGATCATCAGCCGGTTTTTTAGAATTAAAATTACCTGAGTATAAGTATCCTTTACGTATTTTTTCTACCCCTTATGCGAACGAGGAAAGGTTACGTAAATTCCTCGGAGTATCAAATAAGGAAGATGAACTGAGGAAGTTCATGGAACAGAAGTGGAAAGAAAATGTAGATGCACATGCAGATGAAGAAGGGGTAAACATTCTCATGGCTCACCTTTTTCTTGTAAAGAAAGGAAAAGTTTTAGAAGAAACAGAAAGTGAAAAGCCTATTATCAGCGTGGGAGGGGCTCATAATCTGTATACAAAAAATCTACCTTCATCGAAGATTCAATATGTGGCTTTAGGTCATTTACATAAATATCAAAATGTCATAACAAAACCTTATCCGGTAGTATATTCCGGAAGTCCTCTGGCCTATAGTTTGAGTGAAGCCGGGCAGAAAAAATATGTTGTGATAGTAGAGCTTGAACCGGCAAAAAAAGCAAAACTTCAAAAAAGGGCGATTCATTCCGGTCATGAGATTCGAAGAGAAACATTTCAATCTGTGGATGAAGCTGTTTTATTCTTACAAAGACATCCGGAGGTTTATGTAGAATTAAAAATTATCTCTGAAACCTATTTAAGCGGAGAAAGTTTGCAGAGATTATATGGTTCTCACCAAAAAATTGTAGCGATTATTCCGGAATTGTTGCAGGAAGAAAAAGAAGTTATAGAAGAGGTGAATATTCAAAAAGATATAAAGGAACTATTTAAAGATTATTATAAGTTTAAAAAGGGAAATTCACCTTCAGATGAATTGCTGGTTTTGTTTAATGAAATTTTAGCAGGTAAAGAAGAATGATTCCTGTATTTTTAAGGTTTAAGGGACTATATTCTTATGAAAAAGAGGCAAAAGTTTCTTTTTCGAAGTTAAGCGAAAATTCACTTTTTGGAATATTCGGAGATGTAGGAAGTGGAAAATCCAGTATTTTAGAAGCAATGACCCTGGCACTTTTTGGAGAAATCGAACGTTTAAATAAGGCAGATAATCGCAATTTTAATCTGATGAATTTAAACTCGAAAGAACTCGAAATTGATTTCCAATTTATAGCCGGAGATGAGGGTAAACTTTACAGAGCTTATGTTTACACAAAACGTTCTAAAAAAGATCCCGCTCGAGTAAACTCTTTAAAAACATCTTATTATATTAGTGAAAAGGTAAATCCTTCCGAGAAAGATTGGCGACCCTTAGAAGGTTCCATTAAAGATGTTTTAAAGATTTCATATCAAAATTTTAGAAGAACGGTTATTATTCCTCAGGGAAAATTTCAAGAATTTTTACAACTCGGTAGCGCTGACAGAACCGAAATGCTACGAGATCTATTTGGATTACAGCGATTTGACCTTTTGGATAATTTATCTCTTATCCTGGGAAAAAATAAAGAGGAAAAAGTTCGAATTGAAGGGCAACTAGATTCCCTGCAAGAGAACAGTTCTAAGGATCCGAAGCTTTTAGAAAAAGAAATAATAGAAACAGAAGAAAGTATACAGCATTCGGAAGGAGTATATAAGAAAAAAGAGATAGAATATCAGAACTTGAAAATTCTTAAAGAACAGAAAGAGAAGTTAGAACTTTTACAGGAGGACTTGCAGAAGCTTCTTTTTCAGGCCGAGGAAATGGAAGAACGCGAGAATGCTTTAAAGCAATATGTGGAATGTGAAAAGAAATTTAAGCCTTATCTGGATAATTTATTTGAAAAAGAGAATTCCCAGAAGAAGCTTTCTTCGGAAATCGGAAATCTACAAAAAGAAATAGAGCTTGAACAAAGTAAACATACTGAGGTAGAAGAAAAATATCAGAAATTACGAGACAAATATAGTCATAAGCAAGAATATTTTCTGAAAATCCAGGAAATCGATATCTATATTAGTATTCGAGAGAAACAAAAGGAAATCCAGAAGAGAGAAAGTATACTTTCTAATTTAGATTTATCTTATAAAACAATAGAAGAAAAACTTATTAAAGAAGAGGAACGTAAAAAAAATCTTATAGAGCTGATAAACAAGAAAAAAGAAAGCCTTACTGATTTAGACGTTTTATATACAGCAAAAGATTGGTTTTTACAGAATGTGCAGTTAGAAATGAGTTCCCAGAATGAAGAGGGAGCTTTGAAGAACTTTAAATCTAAGAAAGACAGGTTGGAGCAAAAGTTTCAAGAGGTTTTATATTCTATAGGTAAACCTGATATATTAGAAAAAGCAATAGCTTTGAATACTCTACAGGAATATATAACGAAAGAAGAGAATTTATTAAAAAATAAATTACAAGCTTGTGAAACTGAAATAGCAGAATTGGAACTTCAAAAAGAGTTAAAAAACCTGGTTCATACACTCGAAGATGGAAAAGCCTGCCCGGTTTGTGGTTCTTTAGATCATCCTTCCCCTATTAACCTTGAAAAAAAGGAGATAGAAGAAAAACTTGAAATATTAAAAGAAGAGCAATTCAGTATAAAAGAAAAACAAGATTTACTTAAGAGTGCAGAAACTAAGGCTTTATCGTTTTGGGAAGAAAAGAGAGAATTGGAGAAGGAAATAAAAGCAAAGGAAGGGGAGTATAAGCTAAGTTCTAAAAAATTAGAAGAACATAAAAAACTTTTTCAATGGGAAATATTTAAGGATTTCGGTAAGGATCAGTTTGATAGAAGCATTCAGAAAGAGAGAAATCTTAGAAATGAAATTGAAGCAGAAGAAAAGCAGTTAGAAACTTTGATAGAAAGCCTGGAAGAAGATCGAAAAGAAATTAGAGATAAAAAAGAAGAGGTTATACTTCTGAAAGCAGAATTGCGTAGCATTTATTCTAACATAAATGAGTTGGAGAAGACATTTCAATATTTGAAGCTGGATAGAGTGGCTGAAAAAACTATTGAAGATTTAGTTTATAAAAAAAGACAATTAGAAGATGAAAAAGATAATTTGGAGAAAGATTACCAGGCTACGACTGAAGCTTTGCATTCTATTAACTCTTCCTTGCTGCGTAAAGAAGGTATCTTTCAACAAAAAGAGTCTCAAAGGCTGGAACAGGCGGAGTTAATCAACGAGTCATATAAAACTTTGCAGATAGAGTTAGAAAAATCAAGTTATATAATTACGAGGGTAAAAGAGATACTGTCTTCGATAATCTCTATTGAGTCAGAAGAAGAAAAGCTAAAGAAGTATAAAGAAAGTAAATCTAAATTAGAACATAGAATACAGGAAATCACGAATGAATATGATTTCTCTTCTTATTCCGGAGAACTATATTTGCTAAAAGAGACAAAACTTATAGAACTAAAAGAAAGTTTGAATCAACTGCGGACTGAACTGGGTAGAATGAAACAGGAAGAACGTAATCTAAAAGAAAACCTATCTAAAATAGAAGAGTTAACTTTATTGAAGAAGAAGTTGGAAGTAAGAGAAATCGATCTTTTAGAATTAAGAAGCCTATTTATTGGAAAAGGTTTTGTGAATTATGTTTCCGGTCTGTATTTGCGAAATATATGTGAAATTGCAAATACACGCTTTTACCGTCTAAGCGGACAATGTTTAAAATTAGAACTGAATGAAAATAATGAATTTTTAGTTCGTGATTTTTTAAATGGAGGAAAACTCAGGAGTGTAAAAACTCTTTCCGGCGGACAGTTTTTCCAGGCATCTCTGTGTCTGGCACTGGCACTCTCTGAGCATTTAAGAAGTTTATATGGAGACAGTGGTAGATTCTTTTTTATTGACGAAGGATTTGGTTCTCTGGATAAGCAATCTTTATCTGTAGTATTTGAAACGCTACGTTCTCTTTGGAAAGAAGGCAAAATTGTAGGGATTATCTCACATGTGGAAGAAATGCAAAATGATATTCATACCTTTATTCGAGTTGTAAAAAAAGAAAAGGAAGGATCTGTAATTTATAATAGCTGGGAATGATAAATTTAGAAGCCGAACATATAAGACTTATTCGAGAAAAGTTAAAAAACTTATCTCATAGTCCGGGTTGTTATCTCTGGAAAAATAAGGAGAATGAAGTTATCTATGTTGGAAAAGCTCTAAAACTTTCTGAACGGGTTCGTTCCTATTTGAACCCCAGGCAAAGTGATGCAAAAACCAAGGCCCTGCAGGAGGAAATATACGATCTGGATTGGGTTATTACCAATAACGAGGAAGAGGCCCTCATCTTAGAAGCAACCCTTATTAAAAAATATAGTCCCAGGTTTAATGTCAGACTAAAAGATGATAAGCGTTATCCCTATATTTGTATATCTATAGATGAAATGTTTCCGCGAGTTTATACAGTCAGGAAAGTTAAGCATGACGGAAAAAGATACTTTGGTCCTTTTAGTGATGGAAAAGCCAGTCGGGATGTTTTGAAGTTGATTCAAAAAACCTTCCCTCTTAGAAAAACAAACATTAAACTGCCTCAGGAAAAAGTCTTACGTCCTTGCTTGAACTTTCATATAAAACGTTGTCTCGGTCCCTGTCAAAAAAATATTAGTCAAGAAGAATATTCTAAGGTAGTTGAACAGGTTGTCCATTTTTTAGAAGGAAAAAAAGATGTATTAGAAAAAGAGTTGGAAGTTCAAATGATGCTTTACTCAGAGAAAATGGAGTTTGAAAAGGCAGCTCTAATTCGGGATAGTTTAGATAATATCCGAAGAATTCGTCAAAAACAAACTGTGATAAATCCGGGTGGAGGAAATGAAGATATTGTTGCCTATGCCAGAAAAGATGATGAAGGGCAGATTGTTATATTTGAAATACGAAGTGGCATTTTTGAGGATAAGAAAACCTTTGCTTTAAACGGTTTGAACCATGCCAGTGCAAGAGAGATTTTGGTTTCCTTTTTGGAGCAGTACTATTTACAGGCTCAGACTTATCCGGAAAGAATCATTCTTCCGATACTTATCAAGAATGATGTAGAACCTTTATTAAATTATTTAGGGAAGTTATTGGGGAAAAAGCCAAGGCTTTTATTTCCGACTGCCGGTGATAAAAAAAGCCTCTTAAAACTGGCTGAGAAAAATGCTGAGATGAATCTTACAGAAAGAATCCTGGCCACGAAATTAAAAGACCAATCGAAAGCTTTGAAAGAATTACAGGAAAACCTTAAACTCTTCAAAGTTCCTTCCATTATCGAATGCTATGATATCAGTCATTTTCAGGGAGCGGAACCGGTAGGAAGCGGAGTTATGTTTGTAGATGGAAAACCCTACAAACCCGGTTACAGGCATTATAAAATCAAAGCTTATACGGAAATTAACGATCCTGGCATGATACATGAAGTGATTGCGAGGCGCTTACAAAAACTTTTAAATGAAGAAGAAAGTCTTCCTGATTTAATTGTAATTGATGGAGGTTTAACACAGCTAAATCGGGCCTGTGAAGCTGCGATTGCTCTCGGTCTGGATAATTTGCCGATGATCGGTCTTGCGAAAAAGCGAGAAGAAATATATATTCCCGGTATAAAAGAACCGTATTCTTTTGATATAAACTCAGCATCGATGCGGTTGTTACGTCAGTTAAGAGATGAAGCACACCGTTTCGGAGTTACTTATCATAGAAAACGAAGGGATAAATCTACTATGAGTT
Encoded proteins:
- a CDS encoding SMC family ATPase; this translates as MIPVFLRFKGLYSYEKEAKVSFSKLSENSLFGIFGDVGSGKSSILEAMTLALFGEIERLNKADNRNFNLMNLNSKELEIDFQFIAGDEGKLYRAYVYTKRSKKDPARVNSLKTSYYISEKVNPSEKDWRPLEGSIKDVLKISYQNFRRTVIIPQGKFQEFLQLGSADRTEMLRDLFGLQRFDLLDNLSLILGKNKEEKVRIEGQLDSLQENSSKDPKLLEKEIIETEESIQHSEGVYKKKEIEYQNLKILKEQKEKLELLQEDLQKLLFQAEEMEERENALKQYVECEKKFKPYLDNLFEKENSQKKLSSEIGNLQKEIELEQSKHTEVEEKYQKLRDKYSHKQEYFLKIQEIDIYISIREKQKEIQKRESILSNLDLSYKTIEEKLIKEEERKKNLIELINKKKESLTDLDVLYTAKDWFLQNVQLEMSSQNEEGALKNFKSKKDRLEQKFQEVLYSIGKPDILEKAIALNTLQEYITKEENLLKNKLQACETEIAELELQKELKNLVHTLEDGKACPVCGSLDHPSPINLEKKEIEEKLEILKEEQFSIKEKQDLLKSAETKALSFWEEKRELEKEIKAKEGEYKLSSKKLEEHKKLFQWEIFKDFGKDQFDRSIQKERNLRNEIEAEEKQLETLIESLEEDRKEIRDKKEEVILLKAELRSIYSNINELEKTFQYLKLDRVAEKTIEDLVYKKRQLEDEKDNLEKDYQATTEALHSINSSLLRKEGIFQQKESQRLEQAELINESYKTLQIELEKSSYIITRVKEILSSIISIESEEEKLKKYKESKSKLEHRIQEITNEYDFSSYSGELYLLKETKLIELKESLNQLRTELGRMKQEERNLKENLSKIEELTLLKKKLEVREIDLLELRSLFIGKGFVNYVSGLYLRNICEIANTRFYRLSGQCLKLELNENNEFLVRDFLNGGKLRSVKTLSGGQFFQASLCLALALSEHLRSLYGDSGRFFFIDEGFGSLDKQSLSVVFETLRSLWKEGKIVGIISHVEEMQNDIHTFIRVVKKEKEGSVIYNSWE
- the sbcD gene encoding exonuclease subunit SbcD, whose amino-acid sequence is MKILHTSDWHIGKNLESYSRLEEQEEFLKEICELCEKENVDAILLAGDIFDTFNPSSKALELFYKYSKKLSREGGCPLIAIAGNHDSPERIEAPEPLARECGIILLGYPDSSIEPFVLESGLSLKRSSAGFLELKLPEYKYPLRIFSTPYANEERLRKFLGVSNKEDELRKFMEQKWKENVDAHADEEGVNILMAHLFLVKKGKVLEETESEKPIISVGGAHNLYTKNLPSSKIQYVALGHLHKYQNVITKPYPVVYSGSPLAYSLSEAGQKKYVVIVELEPAKKAKLQKRAIHSGHEIRRETFQSVDEAVLFLQRHPEVYVELKIISETYLSGESLQRLYGSHQKIVAIIPELLQEEKEVIEEVNIQKDIKELFKDYYKFKKGNSPSDELLVLFNEILAGKEE
- the uvrC gene encoding excinuclease ABC subunit UvrC, whose product is MINLEAEHIRLIREKLKNLSHSPGCYLWKNKENEVIYVGKALKLSERVRSYLNPRQSDAKTKALQEEIYDLDWVITNNEEEALILEATLIKKYSPRFNVRLKDDKRYPYICISIDEMFPRVYTVRKVKHDGKRYFGPFSDGKASRDVLKLIQKTFPLRKTNIKLPQEKVLRPCLNFHIKRCLGPCQKNISQEEYSKVVEQVVHFLEGKKDVLEKELEVQMMLYSEKMEFEKAALIRDSLDNIRRIRQKQTVINPGGGNEDIVAYARKDDEGQIVIFEIRSGIFEDKKTFALNGLNHASAREILVSFLEQYYLQAQTYPERIILPILIKNDVEPLLNYLGKLLGKKPRLLFPTAGDKKSLLKLAEKNAEMNLTERILATKLKDQSKALKELQENLKLFKVPSIIECYDISHFQGAEPVGSGVMFVDGKPYKPGYRHYKIKAYTEINDPGMIHEVIARRLQKLLNEEESLPDLIVIDGGLTQLNRACEAAIALGLDNLPMIGLAKKREEIYIPGIKEPYSFDINSASMRLLRQLRDEAHRFGVTYHRKRRDKSTMSSMIETLPDIGEKRRKALLKFFAGKEGLENASLEDLKKVPGIGDKLAEKIYEFILNKKGEPNL